A stretch of DNA from Takifugu flavidus isolate HTHZ2018 chromosome 13, ASM371156v2, whole genome shotgun sequence:
GCCATAGTGACGCCTGGTGGATAAATGGTGCAGGTCAGATTCCAGATGAATGTTCTCAGCGAATAATCTGTTAATACCGATCAAAATGTTTGCCTGAGAACTCTTATTATTTGAATATTCTCGTACTTATGATGATCTAAACAACTTGCAGACATGTTGCAGGTCAAAACATTCATGTTAGTGGTTTACTGGCTGGTTCCAAACAGGTTTTATGGCATTCAGCTATAGAAATTAGTGCAGATGCACCGAAAAGAACCTTCTTATTTCAGctttgaaaaacagaaaactgaaaacatGTGAACCCATACAAGAGGTTCTGGTGCCAACTGCAAACCAGCATGCAAGAAGAGATAGAACCCAAGCATAAGCATCAATGCTGATCCCTGATCATATCTGtgccttcatcaccatcatcggtAAATTAAAATCAGTCAACACGACATTGAGAAATTCAGTTCTGACTGAGGAAAAAAGGCCGACAAACATTCCACAATGTAACACATGATatagaagaaaaagaagcttcTGAGAGGCAGGAACGGCGCCTCCTACAGGAGGACGCAGAACAGCCTGAACATACCAAACACGCCGGTCTGACAAGGGAGACTGCCTGGCGACAACGGCGGTTTTCGATGGTGGAGGTGATGCGTGCGGACATAATCTCGCAGGTTGGGGGCGCTACAGGACACCCCAAGGGCAGAGGCACTGAAGAGACCTGAGCAGAGTGAGCCTATGCATCCGTTGAGTGGGAGGGGccaaaggtgaggaggaggagccaaagAGTGAGAAGCCAGGGGACAAGGTGTGGGGGTTAGTTTTTATTTCACAGCATGCTAATGCAAAAACATGAAGCATAATTAGAACCACCATTAGATACAAAATCTAACAAACACACCGTTTATAAAAACAAGATAATATTGGCACTTTGCAATATTATTATTTCTCAGAATGTTGAAGGGTTGTTTTGGCTAAATTCTTGCAAAAATGTGACGCAAGAATGTGAAATTTGAAAAAGGTGTCAATATTAAGGGAATTTAGATCAACAGTGGTCCTGAtcatctgaaggagacaccagtTCACACTGTGAAAAACATCCAGGAAAATCATCCAGGTGATTTTATCTTGAGGTTTTCACAGCAGTGACGTGGTCACATGGTTGGCAGAGGTGGAACAAGAAGGTGTGTTTAGAGTCAACAGAGGAGCAAAGCCTTGGACAAGTGTGGAAACACGAAGCTGTCAAACACTGATAAAAATAGAAGGTCATCAGAAGTGGTCCCGTGTGGAACCTCATGATGTTCTGGAGACACGTACACGTGTGTACATGAACAGGAACATTCAGACCTGACTCAGTAGTCACGGAGTAGCTATACATGGAGGACAAACAATTGCTGCTGTCACATGCCTGAGGCGGAGttacacacacccccacccacacacatacacacccacacaggcagacacacacgcctaaacacacacaggcacacacacacaccctcctgttCTAACCCTTCATGGTTGTGTCCACGTGTCTTCCATTAGACACCCGGTGAGTGTTGCTGTGGTAACACACCGTTGAGGGTTGGGAGTAAAGTGCTGATGCAGTAGAGCAGGTGACCTTGTGAGGTCTCTGAGCTGGGAATAGATTTGATAAACCAGCTGACATCATCACTCTCCCTTGACTGTAGACGTTTTGATTTTCACCGTCACTGTCACTGTAAATAGTGGTGATCAGAACCGCAGACAGAATCAACATTAGTTTTTCTACAGCCATTAAATGGAACCATGTGTTTGTTCCACTATCATTCTATCTGTTGTTCCCTCGTGTTCCCCGACAGGTGTGactctcctctgacctctggcctACATAGTTCACAGTCCTGTCTGACGGCTGCTAAAGCTGGAACCACCATCATTGAAAGGTAAGggacatggacacacacacacacacatttttgtcacACACTGACTCATAAACAAGTGTGAACTTCGATTATTGTGGCGACTCTCACTGACATAATGCattcctcatcttcttccctTAACCCCATTACTTTGGAggttgtgaggagcagcagtaaTGTTCTCTGTCCTAGTGTAGTGCATGTCCTGGGACAagaatacaaacacacatcaggaAAGAGTGGCCCACCTAAACCACTGGCTGGTTTGACCTCAGGTGACTGGTGTGAACAGGAGTGGAAGAGTCTGTGGGACGTGCAGCCTTTGCAGGACTGGATGGGGGAGGTCTCAGAGAGGACCTGAGAGGGAATGTGGAGACCAGAAGGAAAGGTGCTGTGAGACTCAATTGTGGtttcaaattcaaataaacTCTTTCAGCCACAAGGACTAATGAGCAAAAATGGTTCTGCTCCCCTAGAAAGCAGCTGTGGTACCTCCATTGAGCCCGTCTTGCGGTTTCGGATCATTGGTGACCTACGCTGAATATTGATTGGCTCAGAGATGAGGAGGGCTTGATCGGGCTGGTCTTGGGAGAGGTCCTCCAGACTGCCCTGATTGGGCTTCTTGTCTTTGTTCTAATTGGtcagaaaatagaaataaaattacactaACAGTTGTGTTTATGTCAGTCAGACAGAACAATAAAACTTTTAGATTTGTAAGGGAAAAGAAGCCTGTTTGAATAAGGGAATAAACGTCTGAGTCATGTTCTGACTGTAGTTTCTGACTGTTGGATTGTGAAAACTGCCCTTTCTCATTTTGTTCCTACTCCTGTTTTGATGGGCTGTGTTTTGGTCCCAGTGGTCCCAACTTTAGACTGGTTACTCTTACCCTGCCTGTCATATACACCTCCTAAACACCTGGATGTTGGTCAGGCTGATCCAGTTAGCCTGGCCTGACTGCTAAGGTCAGTTCAGCTCTGTTCACACACGCACCTCAGAGGAGGCCGGCCTAAAGCCAAAGCCCAGAGGAATGTTTTCCTCATCTTCAcaacctttgacccctggaCTGAAGTGAAGTTCCACATGGAAGCGCTCCTCTGAAGTGGGCTCCTGGAGGCAACGTGACACCATTTAGGATGTAAAAGTGATGAAGGCAGATGAGAGGGTGGAACCTTCAGGGCACCTTATCGTTGTCCTCATACAGCATGATGACGATCTGCGTCATGTAGTTGAGTTCAGTGACGGCGCTCAGGTACTCCATGGCCTGTCTCCACTGccagtccttctcctcctgaGAACACAGGCAGACATGAAGACATAGATGAGAGAGCTCAGAGGACTCATCTTTCAGACAATAACTCAATGACAACaagaaaagaagacaaaatgCAAACAGATCTTTCATACATCTAGCAGGCCACCGTAGCGGAAGACATTGAGCAGAGAGTGAACATGGCTCTCGCTGGTAAAGTAGAGGCGGGTGCGCACGTGACGACCAGGTGACATCACTCCGCGTGAATACCTGCAGGGCAAAAGAGCGGAAATGTCTCATCAGTCAGCACAGCCACCACTACGGCAGAAAATAACCTGTATTGGTTCTTACAATGGGTGAAGCTTGTTGACAGCTTCGTCTTCGTGAGTcctctgcaggtccagctggatCTTCTTCATCAGAGGGACACAGTAAGCCTGAGCAATGTCCagcttctctgctctgctgatgcCATACTCCTGGCAGATGAGATGACAACAGAAATGATTAGGACCCCAAGTCCAGACCGACACTGAAAAAtccaaaacccaaaacaattaCTGATTTACTGATCAGGTATCAGTGAAATGTAACTTGAGGCGCAGAGCAACAAGAACTGCTCAGCTCAAACATGAAAGCATTAAAGCCAAGTCGACCTGAGGGATGATGATATCGGCTAGGGCTCGAGAAAGCCGGAACAACTCCATTGTGTCCTCCAGGGCCAGCGTGGCGTTGTGCTGTGTGTCATACTTGATGCAGTCGTAGATGTCAGGGATCTTGCTGATGTCGTAGCGGGCATTCTTGGTGCGGAAGTCCCTCTCCAGTTTGGACCAGCGCTGCAGCATCAGCTCCAGTGTCTCGCTGTGGTagagctgcaggtctgtgagGAAGAGTAACAGATGCTCTTCAGCAGTTCCTCACACACCTGAGTGACACAGGTTCACCTTACCTGCTGACTTTGGGTCCTCCAACCTTCTGCGGATCTGTGAGGTCAGACTCTGGATAAGACTGTACACTTTGTCGCAGGTTTTCACTGGATTCTGAATGACTTCCATGGAGTTCACCAGTGACGGGCTGCCAGTGGGAGCCAGCTGGGACAGGATGGAAAGATCATCAACATATTCCAGACTGAAGGAACAGAATCTATTTTTGGGGATTTGCACCCACAAACCTTCTGGTAGTCGTCCTGTGTGAACTCCAGGTCCTTCTGCATGATCTCATGTAGCCTGGTCTTCACCTTCTGCTGGCAGTCTGTCAAAGAGTCACTGTCACTGTCCAGCAGTCCATTCATGTTGGCACTTTTCACCATCTGAACCAGGATTGGAGTTAATTCTCCTTCTAGAGCCAGTAGACCCTGCAACCAAAACCACAAaagctgaaagcagcagcagcagccgcagcagccacagcagcaaccTTTGACACCCAAATCCACAGGAGAGTTTGAGAGGAGCCTGTTCAAATAGATAGAAGTTTTCAATTGAATGTGACTGTTGGGACTTCTCAATGCCCAGTCTGATTACTAGAACCAGACATCATCTGTCAGAACTTACAGTAAACTCAAAATCCATTCAATGTGTCGTCCAAcacatctttttaaaatcataaggacaagaagcagaagaaagagcCTCACACGATCAAATATGTTGGTTATTTTTCTAGATGGAATGCTTCAGaattctgctcctcaccttggcaaaagcagcagctgtcatCTGGACCCTGCCTTCATCAGAGGCATAGATCTTCAGGTCGTGGCGGTACGTGCTGTGCAGGCGGAGAAGGCCGCAGCCTGGAAAACCAGCATAATCACCTGCAGGCCACAAAACACACCACCTTGATGAGAATGTCTACAAACATCCTGTCCATAAAACAGGCAGCAACTGAAGGGAAAAGTAACATAAAATATGATGATTGTGTTCAAAAGTACCACAAAGGTCCATTCAAGTAGCAACTCAGTCAATCcaacacctgtgcaggtgaaaCAACACTTTCAGTTCAGTTGTCTCCTACAAGCTCAGTAACTTTGGTCCCAATTCTCTGGGAGGTCTGAGCTCTGAAGGAAATGAAGTGAAAGTGAGGTGACCACCATGAGATCAATCACCAGATTATCACTGGAAGGATCTTATGTTAACTGGGCCCACATTCAAATATTCACACTGATGCTTCATGCAGTTCTCGCTCAGCCACATCAGTTGCTGTTACAGGTATGGGTTGGATTTAAGCACCTTAGTCCCAACTGAAGCAGCCTGGATCATCAAACCATATCCTGGAAGTTGGAATGGGAAACAAGACACAGCAGAATTTTTTACATGATCCGTGTTAGCAGTTTCTGAACAATCTCCAGAAAATGTTGCAGAAGGCAAACCACAGGTGCAATTAACCCAAATTATGGAGAGAGAAATTAGACCTTATTAGTGGGCAGAGTGACAAAAATGTGTGGCATGAGAGCAGAGGTAAAGAGCTGTGAAAACCCTTCTCTTACCAAAGTGAATAGGGGACTCTGTGCCAAGGGCCCGGCGGTTACTGGCTAGTAGTTAATACAGGATGTGACAACAGGTCAGAACAGAAGAACAGGGTTAACAGACAAAAGTGGTGGTTGAGAGAAGAAAGATATCAGCCATAAAGTTCTGTTTCAGCGGAATTTCTGTGGCCCCTCCCAGTGTTGGTTCTGTGTGCTTTAATTAATGCTGTGTGCTGTTGGTGCTCTTAGTTCTGAATGTGTACAGGAATTATTTCACAGAAGTGGTCTGGAGGTCTGTAAACACAGTTTTGACAAAACATCCTCACACAAATCTGAAAAAGGAACAAACATTACAGAACCATCCTGATCCAGCGCACAAGAACATTTAGGGGACTTGGTCCCAGCATTGGTTCCTTGATGCTGCATTTATGTTCCACATTTGGAGCAAAGTGTAAAAGTCCACTGCCTAAAATTACTCATTTTTGAACTTTGTGGAAATGGTCAAGTTTCATTTTGAATGTAAAGATTTTTCAGTTTGATCTCATCTAAAGCTGAAACCCATCACAAATACATCATCACTTCACCATAAATACCATCAGTTTTGGCTGGTTAACCTTTCAAAACCATGCTGGCATCATGGCTTTGATTTAGTTGTGTGAGTGTAATTATACACCTAGCTGTCAGGTAGCTGTATACCTAAGCAGAGCATCACTTGGATAACAGTTACTTTGGTCAACCAATGAAGCCTGGAACTAACCCTGGAACCGACCCTGGAActactgaggaggaagagacgcATGCACAAGGGCATGCGGCAGGAGGATGGGTGGTAAATGTATCTTTATCACAAGCTCAAGTTGTTCAAGATGATCAATAATCACTACAATGATGATATGATATCTGCAGCACCAGTACAGCACCAGTGGAGAACCAGTGGAGCACCTGAGGAGCATGAATGGGGCGCCAGTGGCGTGCCAGTGGAGCACCAGTGCAGCACCAGTGGAGCACCTGCCGAGCACCTGTGGAGCTCCGGCACCAGTGGAGCGCACCAGTGGAGCGCCAGTGGAGCACTGGTGCAGCTTCAGTGGATTACCTGTGGAGCACCAGTGGAGCGCCAGGTGAGCACCAGTGAAGCGCCAGTGTAATACCAGTGCAGTGCTTGTGGAGCACCAATGGGGCACCAACGGACCACTGGTGGAGCCCCGGCGGGGCACCAGCGGAGCGCCAGTGGAGAACCGGTGGAGCGCCAATGGAGCACCAGTGCAACACCAGTGGAGTACCAGTGGAGAACCAGTGGAGTGCCAATAGAGCACCAGTGCAACACCACTGGAGTACCAGTGGAGCACCAGTGCAACACCAGTGCAGTGCCTGTGGAGCACCAGTGGGGCACCAGCGGGGCACCAGCGGAGCACCAGTGCATTGCCAGTGCAGCACCAGTGGTGTGCCAGTGGAACACTCGTGGAGCACCCGTGCACCACCAGAGCAGAACAGGTGGTACTCCAGTAGAGCGCCAGTGGAGCACAAATGGagcaccagagcagcaccagtggaCATCCCTAAAAACCTCCATTAGAGGTTTGTGTTCAGAGACAAGCAAATAAGTTCAATAAAGCCcagctcattttattttgtgtatATGGGTGCATATGCGTGCGTCTCAGAGCTACCTTGACCTCCTGGGTACATGCAGCGAAAAGCCCGGCCCAGCTCCTCAGCCTGAACCCGACCTGCAGGTGTCAGCTCACCGCCCCACTTTAATACAAGCAGCAGTGAAGGGCCGTCCTTCTTACAGTCTAAAAATAGGAACAAGATTGAATCAATCAGAATTATGATAAAATGTTCAGACGCATCTCCGTCATCATACCTTCTTCTTCACTAGAGGCTTTGGGCTGGCCATTCCGGAGGTATGTTAACTGAACTTTCCTGTTTATACCTGAGAAATGACCGTACCTGCAAACAGTAGTTTTCCTGGGTCAGAGGCACACCAGAGACTATCATACTTTCCTGGTTCCTGGAAcctctttcatatcttattaGGACTAATTGAATCATTTTAAGAATTATTTATTGCCGATTGTAAAATAACTGTTGTCACTCTGTGGAGTCCAGGTGAGAACAATGGACATGCAGCACACACCGACGTCCGGAGGGAAACATTTGATCACATGTCAGTCCGTTAATGACAGGAAGGATCAGGAAATGATTAAATCAGCACATTAATGAACCCTGAGGTGTCGGCATTATGTGAGCAAACCAAAAAGCAAAGGGGTGGAGCCTACTGGTTGTCAATCAAACTGGATTCCCTTTGGCAGAAACAATGAGAGATGGAGTCACAGGAgggaaaatacaaagaaaaaatgAGAGGATGAATGAATGTCAGTAAAGAGGAAGTctgtttgatgatgatgaaacaGGAAGATGATGATGCTGTATAATGTCACTTACATCTCCAGAACCGTCTTCAGCTGCTCCAATTTGGATTTCTTCTCCTCGATTTCACAGTCGTTGTGTTGACCCagttcagccagcagcagacGGGCGATATCCAGCACTTCCTTTTAACACAGAAAGTGACACCTTTGCTAAGATTTGAGTTGGCAAATTTACTTCTGTAGAAACAATCTGGAAGGATTTATGaagctgaatattttatttctgttacacagcaaataaacattttatttctcattGTAGAAAGTTCTGATATTCTCTCCCTCGGGTAGTTTTTTTAAGATTTGCAAGTGACTCCTGAGAAGTCAGTTTAATAATAAATAGCAAAAAAGTGATGTTGAGAGAAACTtctttcacctgcagctgctttggcttcttcagcttcagtttGCCAGATTTGTACCCTCCGTATTTTTCAAACAGGTCAAAGAATCTGTGGGAGAGCAGATCAGATGACTGACCATAACTGAAACTTCTGATGGTTCTGAACGTGAGATGTAAAGGTTGCCTGGTTGTATCCTTGAACAAATTCAGCAACATTAATCTATGAATGCAAAGACCAGGTGTGAGTGTCAGAAGCTCAGACTTACAGAGGATGTCTGAcctccatcttcatcttttGCTTGGGTGTACGGTCACCATGGCGAATGATAGCAATGACACATCGCAGCTCCATCCTGGAGGCAGTAGAGTTGACTCAACAAAATTTCACTACAGTTTCGTTTCCACTTTTTAATTCTGACATGGACACTTCATCACCTGCTACAACAGTTTCATAATCAATGGATAATCACTTCAGACATGATGGGGCGTACTTCCTGCCTGTACAGGAAGTGCCAACTCTGGATGTATTTTCCAGCACTTACATGGATCCAGAGGTTGTCGGAACAATGGGGATGTCTTCAGCTTCCATGGGGATGGACCAGGGGATGTGCAACTGGGGTGCCAACTCCCTCATCACCATATTCCTGAACAGGTCAAGTCATGAGTTATATTGCAACTAGCCAATTctgaggtggggggtgggtgggtttCCACCTACCCCAGAACTTTGGCACAGTCATCATAGTACTTCATGGAGTTTTTGACAAAGCTGAAGCCGTTGACGTCACAGACGAAGGAGTGGCCGTTGGCTCGCAGGAGGTCGAAGCCACACACAGTTTGCTGGGAATCATGCAGAGATGTTAAAGCAAGAAGCAGCAAACAGGGAAGTCATCTCCAGCAAACCCACCTTGAAGGCCATGCAGACTTTTCGGGCCACAAGTTTTTCCATTGATGTCAGCATGACGGGATACCGGATCTCTTTGCCCTCACTG
This window harbors:
- the ppip5k1b gene encoding inositol hexakisphosphate and diphosphoinositol-pentakisphosphate kinase 2 isoform X8, which produces MLEPCEEAGPGLRPGPEPEEAAPEGKTGRPSWEEDEQDSAQMKSDVIDRMCGYDGLEEDEDEAQEERQIVVGICAMTKKSNSKPMTQILERLCKFDYIDVVIFPEEVILEEPVENWPRCDCLISFHSKGFPLDKAVDYAKLRNPLLINDLNMQYFIQDRREVYRILKEEGIDLPRYAVLNRDPHHPDDCNLVEAEDHVEVNGEVFPKPFVEKPVCAEDHNVYIYYPTSAGGGSQRLFRKIGSRSSVYSPESCVRKTGSYIYEEFMPTDGTDVKVYTVGPDYAHAEARKSPALDGKVERDSEGKEIRYPVMLTSMEKLVARKVCMAFKQTVCGFDLLRANGHSFVCDVNGFSFVKNSMKYYDDCAKVLGNMVMRELAPQLHIPWSIPMEAEDIPIVPTTSGSMMELRCVIAIIRHGDRTPKQKMKMEVRHPLFFDLFEKYGGYKSGKLKLKKPKQLQEVLDIARLLLAELGQHNDCEIEEKKSKLEQLKTVLEMESSLIDNQYGHFSGINRKVQLTYLRNGQPKASSEEEDCKKDGPSLLLVLKWGGELTPAGRVQAEELGRAFRCMYPGGQASNRRALGTESPIHFGDYAGFPGCGLLRLHSTYRHDLKIYASDEGRVQMTAAAFAKGLLALEGELTPILVQMVKSANMNGLLDSDSDSLTDCQQKVKTRLHEIMQKDLEFTQDDYQKLAPTGSPSLVNSMEVIQNPVKTCDKVYSLIQSLTSQIRRRLEDPKSADLQLYHSETLELMLQRWSKLERDFRTKNARYDISKIPDIYDCIKYDTQHNATLALEDTMELFRLSRALADIIIPQEYGISRAEKLDIAQAYCVPLMKKIQLDLQRTHEDEAVNKLHPLYSRGVMSPGRHVRTRLYFTSESHVHSLLNVFRYGGLLDEEKDWQWRQAMEYLSAVTELNYMTQIVIMLYEDNDKEPTSEERFHVELHFSPGVKGCEDEENIPLGFGFRPASSENKDKKPNQGSLEDLSQDQPDQALLISEPINIQRRSPMIRNRKTGSMEVLSETSPIQSCKGCTSHRLFHSCSHQSPEVKPASGLELFSMPPVKRFSVSFARHPTNGFEGCSMVPSIYPLETLHNSLSLKQVDDFLNRVCESSSEAHAKTMKVLSSLFDSQSQSLYSPQRPLSSSGSETSLRPPSQKVWNSSIPSSAVSSAGPPSPVTESSSLDFTFND
- the ppip5k1b gene encoding inositol hexakisphosphate and diphosphoinositol-pentakisphosphate kinase 2 isoform X10, which gives rise to MLEPCEEAGPGLRPGPEPEEAAPEGKTGRPSWEEDEQDSAQMKSDVIDRMCGYDGLEEDEDEAQEERQIVVGICAMTKKSNSKPMTQILERLCKFDYIDVVIFPEEVILEEPVENWPRCDCLISFHSKGFPLDKAVDYAKLRNPLLINDLNMQYFIQDRREVYRILKEEGIDLPRYAVLNRDPHHPDDCNLVEAEDHVEVNGEVFPKPFVEKPVCAEDHNVYIYYPTSAGGGSQRLFRKIGSRSSVYSPESCVRKTGSYIYEEFMPTDGTDVKVYTVGPDYAHAEARKSPALDGKVERDSEGKEIRYPVMLTSMEKLVARKVCMAFKQTVCGFDLLRANGHSFVCDVNGFSFVKNSMKYYDDCAKVLGNMVMRELAPQLHIPWSIPMEAEDIPIVPTTSGSMMELRCVIAIIRHGDRTPKQKMKMEVRHPLFFDLFEKYGGYKSGKLKLKKPKQLQEVLDIARLLLAELGQHNDCEIEEKKSKLEQLKTVLEMYGHFSGINRKVQLTYLRNGQPKASSEEEDCKKDGPSLLLVLKWGGELTPAGRVQAEELGRAFRCMYPGGQGDYAGFPGCGLLRLHSTYRHDLKIYASDEGRVQMTAAAFAKGLLALEGELTPILVQMVKSANMNGLLDSDSDSLTDCQQKVKTRLHEIMQKDLEFTQDDYQKLAPTGSPSLVNSMEVIQNPVKTCDKVYSLIQSLTSQIRRRLEDPKSADLQLYHSETLELMLQRWSKLERDFRTKNARYDISKIPDIYDCIKYDTQHNATLALEDTMELFRLSRALADIIIPQEYGISRAEKLDIAQAYCVPLMKKIQLDLQRTHEDEAVNKLHPLYSRGVMSPGRHVRTRLYFTSESHVHSLLNVFRYGGLLDEEKDWQWRQAMEYLSAVTELNYMTQIVIMLYEDNDKEPTSEERFHVELHFSPGVKGCEDEENIPLGFGFRPASSENKDKKPNQGSLEDLSQDQPDQALLISEPINIQRRSPMIRNRKTGSMEVLSETSPIQSCKGCTSHRLFHSCSHQSPEVKPASGLGFEGCSMVPSIYPLETLHNSLSLKQVDDFLNRVCESSSEAHAKTMKVLSSLFDSQSQSLYSPQRPLSSSGSETSLRPPSQKVWNSSIPSSAVSSAGPPSPVTESSSLDFTFND